One window of Desulfobacca acetoxidans DSM 11109 genomic DNA carries:
- a CDS encoding HEPN domain-containing protein, with the protein MRELIQAYLEKARKKLEVAKKLLDLGEFEDSVSRAYYAVFHAAQALLLSEGQKAESHKGVITLFSLLFVKTGKMDKKFGKYLTDLKDNRETCDYELFAYAEAESSQRALQEAEAFVTETEIYLTDVLEGGVGVEGTKTQE; encoded by the coding sequence GTGCGCGAACTGATTCAGGCATATCTTGAGAAGGCCCGGAAAAAATTAGAGGTGGCCAAAAAATTACTGGATCTCGGCGAGTTTGAAGATTCAGTGTCACGAGCCTATTATGCCGTTTTTCATGCCGCCCAGGCTCTGCTCCTTTCCGAAGGGCAGAAAGCAGAATCACATAAAGGTGTCATTACTCTGTTTAGCCTGTTATTTGTCAAAACCGGAAAAATGGACAAAAAGTTCGGAAAATATTTGACCGACTTGAAGGATAACCGGGAAACCTGCGATTACGAGTTATTTGCCTACGCCGAAGCGGAATCAAGCCAACGAGCCCTTCAAGAGGCCGAGGCCTTCGTGACGGAGACCGAGATCTATTTGACTGACGTGTTGGAAGGCGGCGTGGGGGTGGAAGGGACAAAAACTCAGGAATGA
- a CDS encoding nucleotidyltransferase domain-containing protein: protein MDPILGRFQKMLQTASVWGQIREMYLFGSRSRDDWRPDSDYDLLIVLDRKEREIISIFYDAVIDILLDTGRLISLKIFTVQEFNRLRAIPTPFMQRVTTEGIKLAGSARTDSGIS, encoded by the coding sequence ATGGACCCCATCCTGGGACGCTTTCAAAAAATGCTTCAAACTGCCAGTGTCTGGGGCCAAATCCGGGAGATGTATTTATTCGGCTCCCGCTCGCGGGACGATTGGCGGCCGGATTCCGATTATGATCTGTTAATCGTCCTGGATCGGAAAGAACGGGAGATTATCAGTATTTTCTATGATGCAGTGATAGATATCCTGTTGGACACCGGCAGGTTGATCTCCTTAAAAATTTTCACCGTCCAGGAATTTAACCGGCTCAGGGCGATTCCCACCCCCTTTATGCAAAGGGTGACGACTGAAGGAATTAAACTTGCAGGCAGTGCGCGAACTGATTCAGGCATATCTTGA
- a CDS encoding DNA-methyltransferase, with the protein MVQTAILFKEAKAGEVICGDALSVLRNLESGICRCCITSPPYWGLRDYGVPTDHQIGAETHLVDYIKNLVEIFTEIHRVLTPDGTLWLNLGDSYTSGNRTWRDIDKKNPARYMRYRPPTPKGLKPKDLIGTPWRVAIALQEQGWYLRSDIIWFKPNCQPESVKDRPTRSHEYIFLFSKTEKYYYNYEAILETSNSHGKRNRRTVWSINTGAFKGAHFATFPSKLVALCLLAGSEFGDTVLDPCFGSGTVGEVCLKLGRKFIGIEINENYVVLARERLKWSGYAFIGKCNSNVCYDPKY; encoded by the coding sequence ATGGTGCAGACTGCAATTCTTTTCAAGGAAGCTAAAGCGGGTGAGGTCATCTGTGGGGATGCCCTGAGCGTACTCCGCAACCTTGAATCTGGCATCTGTCGCTGCTGCATTACCTCTCCGCCTTATTGGGGATTAAGAGATTACGGTGTTCCCACCGACCATCAGATAGGGGCGGAGACTCATCTTGTAGACTACATAAAAAATCTGGTAGAGATTTTCACTGAGATACACCGGGTATTAACTCCCGATGGAACACTATGGCTAAATCTCGGAGACTCTTATACTAGTGGCAACCGCACCTGGCGAGACATCGATAAAAAAAATCCCGCCCGTTATATGCGGTACCGCCCACCCACCCCAAAAGGTCTTAAGCCCAAGGATCTTATTGGAACACCATGGAGGGTTGCCATTGCCCTGCAAGAACAAGGTTGGTATCTCCGCAGTGATATCATCTGGTTTAAACCCAATTGTCAGCCGGAATCCGTGAAGGACCGGCCTACCCGCTCTCATGAGTATATCTTTCTCTTCTCCAAGACTGAAAAATATTATTATAACTATGAGGCAATCTTAGAAACCTCAAACTCTCACGGCAAACGCAATAGGCGAACAGTTTGGTCTATCAATACCGGAGCTTTCAAGGGGGCTCATTTTGCCACCTTTCCCTCCAAGTTAGTGGCACTGTGTCTGCTTGCCGGTTCTGAGTTCGGGGATACGGTATTAGATCCCTGCTTTGGTTCCGGTACAGTTGGGGAAGTATGCCTGAAGCTTGGCCGGAAGTTTATCGGTATCGAAATTAATGAAAATTATGTTGTTTTGGCCAGAGAGAGACTCAAATGGAGTGGTTATGCCTTCATAGGAAAATGCAATAGTAATGTCTGTTACGATCCTAAATACTGA